One genomic region from Burkholderia latens encodes:
- the ileS gene encoding isoleucine--tRNA ligase, with translation MSNKKADSKPQAKYPVNLLDTPFPMRGDLPKREPQWVKEWEERGIYEKIRAASKGRPKFILHDGPPYANGDIHLGHAVNKILKDIVVKSRNMAGFDAPYVPGWDCHGMPIEIQIEKQFGKSLPAAEVMSKARAYATEQIEKQKVGFKRLGVLGDWANPYKTMNFVNEAEEIRALGKIIEKGFVYRGLKPVNWCFDCGSALAEAEVEYKDRTDPTIDVMFAFAEPEKTAQAFGLAALPRTDGGIVIWTTTPWTIPANQALNLHPEIVYALVDTERGLLIIAQERVEACMADFKLTGRVVATAPGVKLANLRFHHPLASAHPGYKRTAPVYLGDYVTTDTGTGVVHSSPAYGIEDFVSCKAHGMTDSDIINPVMGDGRYIESLPLFGGLSIWDANPKIVDALNAAGSLLRSEKYTHSYMHCWRHKTPIIYRATSQWFAGMDVTPRDGGKTLRETALEGVDATAFYPSWGKQRLFSMIANRPDWTLSRQRQWGVPMAFFVHKETGELHPRTLELLEEVAKRVEQSGIEAWQSLDPRELIGDDANMYEKNRDTLDVWFDSGTTHWHVLRGSHKDQLQFPADLYLEGSDQHRGWFHSSLLTASMIDGRAPYKGLLTHGFTVDGEGRKMSKSLGNGIDPHEVANRLGAEIIRLWIASTDYSGELAISEEILKRVTEGYRRIRNTLRFLLANLSDFDFAQHAVPVDEWLEIDRYAVAFSAQLQTELLGHYEKYEFHPVVAKLQTYCSEDLGGFYLDVLKDRLYTSAPDSRARRSAQTALYHLTQGLLRVLAPFLSFTAEEAWKVFQPASDTVFTETYYAYPEVAGSAALIAKWALLREVRGNVTKALEEARTANRIGSSLQAEVAVHASGARYDALTSLGDDLKFVLITSAATVVKVDHEAQESVDVAASKYQKCERCWHYRDDVGAHADHPTLCGRCFSNLFENGEIRSAA, from the coding sequence ATGAGCAACAAGAAAGCCGATTCGAAACCGCAGGCCAAGTATCCGGTCAACCTGCTCGACACGCCGTTCCCGATGCGCGGCGACTTGCCGAAGCGCGAGCCGCAGTGGGTCAAGGAGTGGGAAGAGCGCGGCATCTACGAGAAGATCCGCGCGGCCAGCAAGGGCCGGCCGAAGTTCATCCTGCACGACGGCCCTCCGTATGCGAACGGCGACATCCACCTCGGCCACGCGGTGAACAAGATCCTGAAGGACATCGTCGTGAAGTCGCGCAACATGGCCGGCTTCGACGCGCCGTACGTGCCCGGCTGGGATTGCCACGGGATGCCGATCGAGATCCAGATCGAAAAGCAGTTCGGCAAGTCGCTGCCGGCCGCCGAAGTGATGAGCAAGGCGCGCGCATACGCGACCGAGCAGATCGAGAAGCAGAAGGTCGGCTTCAAGCGCCTCGGCGTGCTCGGCGACTGGGCGAATCCGTACAAGACGATGAACTTCGTAAACGAAGCGGAAGAGATTCGCGCGCTCGGCAAGATCATCGAAAAGGGCTTCGTGTATCGCGGCCTGAAGCCGGTGAACTGGTGCTTCGACTGCGGCTCGGCGCTCGCCGAGGCGGAAGTCGAGTACAAGGACCGCACCGATCCGACGATCGACGTGATGTTCGCATTCGCGGAGCCGGAAAAGACCGCGCAGGCGTTCGGCCTGGCGGCGCTGCCGCGCACCGACGGCGGCATCGTGATCTGGACCACCACGCCGTGGACGATTCCCGCCAACCAGGCGCTGAACCTCCATCCGGAAATCGTCTACGCGCTGGTCGACACCGAGCGCGGACTGCTGATCATCGCGCAAGAGCGCGTCGAAGCGTGCATGGCCGACTTCAAGCTGACCGGCCGCGTCGTCGCGACCGCGCCGGGCGTGAAGCTCGCGAACCTGCGCTTCCACCACCCGCTCGCGTCGGCCCACCCCGGCTACAAGCGCACCGCCCCGGTCTACCTCGGCGACTACGTGACGACCGACACGGGTACCGGCGTCGTGCACTCGTCGCCTGCGTACGGTATCGAAGACTTCGTGTCGTGCAAGGCGCACGGAATGACCGACTCGGACATCATCAACCCGGTGATGGGCGACGGCCGCTACATCGAATCGCTGCCGCTGTTCGGCGGCCTGTCGATCTGGGACGCGAACCCGAAGATCGTCGACGCGCTGAACGCGGCCGGCTCGCTGCTGCGCAGCGAGAAGTACACGCACAGCTACATGCACTGCTGGCGCCACAAGACGCCGATCATCTACCGCGCGACGTCGCAGTGGTTCGCCGGCATGGACGTGACGCCGCGCGACGGCGGCAAGACGTTGCGCGAAACAGCGCTCGAAGGCGTCGATGCAACCGCGTTCTACCCGTCGTGGGGCAAGCAGCGCCTGTTCAGCATGATCGCGAACCGCCCGGACTGGACGCTGTCGCGCCAGCGCCAGTGGGGCGTGCCGATGGCGTTCTTCGTGCACAAGGAAACCGGCGAGTTGCACCCGCGCACGCTCGAACTGCTCGAGGAAGTCGCGAAGCGCGTCGAGCAGTCGGGCATCGAGGCGTGGCAGTCGCTCGATCCGCGCGAACTGATCGGCGACGACGCGAACATGTACGAAAAGAACCGCGACACGCTGGACGTGTGGTTCGACTCGGGCACGACGCATTGGCACGTGCTGCGCGGCTCGCACAAGGATCAGCTGCAGTTCCCGGCCGATCTGTACCTCGAAGGCTCGGACCAGCACCGCGGCTGGTTCCATTCGTCGCTGCTTACCGCATCGATGATCGACGGCCGCGCGCCGTACAAGGGTCTCCTCACGCACGGCTTCACGGTCGACGGCGAAGGCCGCAAGATGAGCAAGTCGCTCGGTAACGGCATCGATCCGCACGAAGTCGCGAACCGCCTCGGCGCGGAAATCATCCGCCTGTGGATCGCGTCGACCGATTATTCGGGCGAACTCGCGATTTCCGAGGAAATCCTGAAGCGCGTGACGGAGGGCTATCGCCGGATCCGCAACACGCTGCGCTTCCTGCTCGCGAACCTGTCCGACTTCGACTTCGCGCAGCACGCGGTGCCGGTCGACGAATGGCTCGAGATCGACCGCTACGCGGTCGCGTTCTCCGCGCAGTTGCAGACGGAACTGCTCGGGCACTACGAGAAGTATGAATTCCACCCGGTCGTCGCGAAGTTGCAAACGTACTGCTCGGAAGATCTCGGCGGCTTCTATCTCGACGTGCTGAAGGACCGCCTGTACACGAGCGCGCCCGATTCGCGCGCGCGCCGCTCCGCGCAGACCGCGCTGTACCACCTGACGCAAGGGCTGCTGCGCGTACTCGCGCCGTTCCTGTCGTTCACCGCAGAAGAGGCGTGGAAGGTGTTCCAGCCGGCCAGCGACACCGTGTTCACAGAAACCTACTACGCGTATCCGGAAGTCGCCGGCTCGGCCGCGCTGATCGCGAAGTGGGCGCTCCTGCGCGAAGTCCGCGGCAACGTGACGAAGGCGCTCGAGGAAGCGCGCACCGCGAACCGTATCGGTTCGTCGCTGCAGGCCGAAGTGGCCGTGCATGCGAGCGGCGCGCGCTACGATGCGCTGACCAGCCTCGGCGACGACCTGAAATTCGTGCTGATCACGTCGGCGGCGACTGTCGTAAAGGTCGACCACGAAGCGCAGGAAAGCGTCGACGTGGCCGCGTCGAAGTACCAGAAGTGCGAACGCTGCTGGCACTACCGCGACGATGTCGGCGCACATGCCGATCACCCGACGCTGTGCGGCCGCTGCTTCTCGAACCTGTTTGAAAACGGCGAAATCCGGAGCGCTGCTTGA
- the clpA gene encoding ATP-dependent Clp protease ATP-binding subunit ClpA, with amino-acid sequence MIAQELEVSLHMAFMEARQARHEFITVEHLLLALLDNPTAAEVLRACAANIEDLRQNLRNFIHDNTPTVPGTDDVDTQPTLGFQRVIQRAIMHVQSTSNGKKEVTGANVLVAIFGEKDSHAVYYLQQQGVTRLDVVNFISHGIAKTNGGEAAKSSDANAESEDANAQKETPLAQFTQNLNQMAKDGRIDPLIGREPEVERVVQVLCRRRKNNPLLVGEAGVGKTAIAEGLAYRITRGEVPDILANAQVYSLDMGALLAGTKYRGDFEQRLKTVLKELKERPHAILFIDEIHTLIGAGAASGGTLDASNLLKPALSSGTLKCIGATTFTEYRGIFEKDAALSRRFQKVDVTEPTVEQTVAILRGLKSRFEEHHGVKYSSGALSAAAELSARFITDRHLPDKAIDVIDEAGAAQRILPKSKQKKTIGKSEIEEIISKIARVPAQSVSQDDRSKLQTLDRDLKSVVFGQDPAIDALAASIKMARAGLGKMDKPIGAFLFSGPTGVGKTEVARQLAFTLGIELIRFDMSEYMERHAVSRLIGAPPGYVGFDQGGLLTEAVTKKPHCVLLLDEIEKAHPDIFNVLLQVMDHGTLTDNNGRKADFRNVIIIMTTNAGAESMQKATIGFTTRRETGDEMTDIKRLFTPEFRNRLDAIISFRSLDEEIIMRVVDKFLIQLEEQLHEKKVDALFTDALRKHLAKHGFDPLMGARPMQRLIQDTIRRALADELLFGKLLNGGHVTVDVDEADKVQLSFDKLANPPHKPNEETVEVE; translated from the coding sequence ATGATTGCCCAGGAATTGGAAGTCAGCCTGCACATGGCGTTCATGGAAGCACGCCAGGCGCGCCATGAGTTCATTACGGTCGAGCATTTGCTGCTGGCCCTGCTGGATAATCCGACGGCAGCCGAGGTGTTGCGCGCGTGCGCGGCAAACATCGAGGACCTCCGTCAGAACCTGCGCAATTTCATCCACGACAACACACCTACCGTCCCGGGCACCGACGATGTCGATACCCAGCCGACGCTCGGTTTCCAGCGCGTGATCCAGCGCGCGATCATGCACGTCCAGTCGACGTCGAACGGCAAGAAGGAAGTCACCGGCGCGAACGTGCTGGTCGCGATCTTCGGCGAGAAGGACTCGCACGCGGTGTACTACCTGCAGCAGCAGGGCGTCACGCGCCTCGACGTCGTGAACTTCATTTCGCACGGCATCGCAAAGACGAACGGCGGCGAAGCCGCGAAGTCGTCGGATGCGAACGCGGAAAGCGAAGACGCGAATGCGCAGAAGGAAACGCCGCTCGCGCAATTCACGCAGAACCTGAACCAGATGGCGAAGGATGGCCGCATCGATCCGCTGATCGGACGCGAGCCGGAGGTCGAGCGCGTCGTGCAGGTGCTGTGCCGCCGCCGCAAGAACAATCCGCTGCTTGTCGGTGAGGCCGGTGTCGGCAAGACGGCGATTGCCGAAGGGCTCGCCTATCGCATCACGCGCGGCGAAGTGCCGGACATCCTTGCGAACGCGCAGGTGTATTCGCTCGACATGGGCGCGCTGCTCGCGGGCACCAAGTATCGCGGCGACTTCGAGCAGCGCCTGAAGACGGTGCTGAAGGAACTGAAGGAGCGCCCGCATGCGATCCTGTTCATCGACGAGATCCACACGCTGATCGGCGCGGGCGCCGCATCGGGCGGCACGCTCGACGCATCGAATCTGCTGAAGCCGGCGCTGTCGTCGGGCACGCTCAAGTGCATCGGCGCGACCACGTTCACCGAATATCGCGGCATCTTCGAGAAGGATGCGGCGCTGTCGCGGCGCTTCCAGAAGGTCGACGTGACGGAGCCGACCGTCGAGCAGACGGTCGCGATCCTGCGCGGGCTGAAGTCGCGCTTCGAGGAGCACCATGGCGTCAAGTATTCGTCGGGCGCGCTGTCGGCCGCGGCGGAGTTGTCGGCACGCTTCATCACCGATCGGCATCTGCCGGACAAGGCGATCGACGTGATCGACGAGGCGGGCGCCGCGCAGCGCATCCTGCCGAAGTCGAAGCAGAAGAAGACGATCGGCAAGAGCGAGATCGAGGAAATCATTTCGAAGATCGCGCGCGTGCCGGCGCAAAGCGTGTCGCAAGACGATCGCAGCAAGCTGCAGACGCTCGATCGCGACCTGAAGAGCGTCGTGTTCGGCCAGGATCCGGCGATCGATGCACTCGCCGCGTCGATCAAGATGGCGCGCGCGGGCCTCGGCAAGATGGACAAGCCGATCGGCGCATTCCTGTTCTCCGGCCCGACCGGCGTCGGCAAGACCGAAGTGGCGCGCCAGCTCGCGTTCACGCTCGGTATCGAGCTGATCCGCTTCGACATGTCGGAATACATGGAGCGGCACGCGGTGAGCCGACTGATCGGCGCGCCGCCGGGCTACGTCGGGTTCGACCAGGGCGGCCTCCTGACCGAAGCCGTCACGAAGAAGCCGCATTGCGTGCTGCTGCTCGACGAAATCGAGAAGGCGCATCCGGACATCTTCAACGTGCTGCTGCAGGTGATGGACCACGGCACGCTGACGGACAACAACGGCCGCAAGGCGGATTTCCGCAACGTCATCATCATCATGACGACGAACGCCGGCGCCGAGTCGATGCAAAAGGCGACGATCGGTTTCACGACGCGTCGCGAAACCGGCGACGAGATGACCGACATCAAGCGCCTGTTCACGCCGGAGTTCCGCAACCGTCTGGACGCGATCATCAGCTTCCGCTCGCTCGATGAGGAAATCATCATGCGCGTGGTCGACAAGTTCCTGATCCAGCTCGAGGAGCAACTGCACGAGAAGAAGGTCGACGCGCTTTTCACCGACGCGTTGCGCAAGCATCTCGCGAAGCACGGCTTCGACCCGCTGATGGGCGCGCGGCCGATGCAGCGGTTGATCCAGGACACCATCCGCCGTGCGCTCGCCGACGAGTTGCTGTTCGGCAAGCTGCTGAACGGCGGTCACGTGACGGTCGACGTCGACGAAGCCGACAAGGTGCAGTTGTCGTTCGACAAGCTGGCGAATCCGCCGCACAAGCCGAACGAAGAGACGGTCGAAGTCGAGTAA
- the lspA gene encoding signal peptidase II, translating into MAKTLSKPASGALAPWLGISLIVILFDQLSKIAILKTFAYGAQHALTSFFNLVLVYNRGAAFGFLSTASGWQRWAFTALGIGATLVICYLLRRHGQQRLFSLSLALILGGALGNVIDRLVYGHVIDFLDFHVGAWHFPAFNLADSAITIGAVLLIYDELRRVRGSR; encoded by the coding sequence ATGGCGAAAACCTTGTCGAAACCGGCCAGCGGCGCGCTCGCGCCCTGGCTCGGCATTTCGCTGATCGTGATCCTCTTCGATCAGCTGTCGAAGATCGCGATCCTCAAAACGTTCGCGTACGGCGCGCAGCATGCGCTCACGTCGTTCTTCAACCTCGTGCTGGTGTACAACCGCGGTGCCGCATTCGGTTTCCTGTCGACCGCAAGCGGCTGGCAGCGCTGGGCGTTCACCGCGCTCGGCATCGGCGCGACGCTCGTGATCTGCTACCTGCTTCGCCGTCACGGTCAGCAGCGGCTGTTCAGCCTGTCGCTCGCGCTGATCCTCGGCGGCGCACTCGGCAACGTGATCGACCGGCTCGTCTACGGCCACGTGATCGACTTTCTCGATTTCCACGTCGGTGCGTGGCACTTCCCGGCGTTCAACCTCGCCGACTCCGCGATCACGATCGGCGCGGTGCTGCTGATCTACGACGAACTGCGTCGCGTGCGCGGCTCGCGCTGA
- the coaBC gene encoding bifunctional phosphopantothenoylcysteine decarboxylase/phosphopantothenate--cysteine ligase CoaBC, producing MAHAELAGKHLVLGLTGGIACYKIAELTRLLVKAGATVQVVMTEAATQFITPVTMQALSGRPVYTSQWDARVGNNMAHIDLSREADAIVIAPASTDFLAKLAHGFADDLLSTLCVARDCPLLVVPAMNRQMWQNPATQRNAAQLRADGVSVLGPDSGAQACGEVGDGRMLEPDAIYEAIVSHFAPKVLAHRRVLITAGPTFEPLDPVRGLTNRSSGKMGFALARAAQQAGADVHLVAGPVALDTPWGVYRQDVQTAQQMYDAVMHAVSDADIFIAVAAVADWRVEHPAEHKMKKTADRKMPALAFVENPDILASVAALPDAPFCVGFAAESGDLDVHGDEKRKRKNVPLLVGNLGPLTFGRDDNEVVLFEAAGLTRLPRAPKDELAHALVAEIAKRLPDNRLI from the coding sequence TTGGCACACGCAGAACTCGCAGGAAAACACCTCGTTCTCGGCCTGACGGGCGGCATCGCCTGCTACAAGATCGCCGAGCTCACACGGCTGCTCGTGAAGGCCGGCGCGACCGTGCAGGTCGTGATGACCGAAGCCGCCACCCAGTTCATCACACCGGTCACGATGCAGGCACTGTCCGGCCGGCCCGTCTACACGAGCCAATGGGACGCACGCGTCGGCAACAACATGGCGCACATCGACCTGTCGCGCGAAGCCGACGCCATCGTGATCGCACCGGCGTCGACGGATTTCCTCGCGAAGCTCGCGCACGGCTTCGCCGACGATCTGCTATCGACGCTGTGCGTCGCACGCGACTGTCCGCTGCTCGTCGTGCCGGCGATGAACCGCCAGATGTGGCAGAACCCGGCCACGCAGCGCAATGCAGCGCAGCTGCGCGCCGACGGTGTGTCGGTGCTCGGCCCCGACTCGGGCGCGCAGGCGTGCGGCGAAGTCGGTGACGGCCGCATGCTCGAACCCGACGCGATCTACGAAGCCATCGTGTCGCACTTTGCGCCGAAGGTGCTCGCGCACCGCCGCGTGCTGATCACGGCCGGCCCGACGTTCGAGCCGCTGGATCCGGTGCGCGGCCTCACGAACCGTTCGAGCGGCAAGATGGGCTTCGCGCTCGCGCGCGCCGCGCAGCAGGCTGGCGCCGACGTGCATCTGGTCGCCGGGCCGGTCGCGCTCGACACGCCGTGGGGTGTGTACCGCCAGGACGTGCAGACGGCCCAGCAGATGTACGACGCTGTCATGCATGCGGTGTCCGACGCGGACATCTTCATCGCGGTCGCCGCGGTCGCCGATTGGCGCGTCGAGCACCCCGCCGAGCACAAGATGAAAAAGACCGCCGATCGCAAGATGCCCGCGCTCGCGTTCGTCGAGAACCCCGACATCCTCGCGTCGGTCGCGGCGTTGCCCGACGCGCCGTTCTGCGTCGGCTTCGCGGCCGAGAGCGGCGATCTCGACGTGCATGGCGACGAGAAGCGCAAGCGCAAGAACGTGCCGCTGCTGGTCGGCAATCTCGGCCCGCTGACGTTCGGCCGCGACGACAACGAAGTCGTGCTGTTCGAGGCGGCCGGCCTCACGCGCCTGCCGCGCGCGCCCAAGGACGAACTCGCGCACGCGCTTGTGGCCGAAATCGCGAAGCGCCTGCCAGACAACCGCCTGATCTGA
- the clpS gene encoding ATP-dependent Clp protease adapter ClpS yields the protein MAIIPDKQDSTVLERKQQKLKPPSMYKVVLLNDDFTPMEFVVMVVQEYFKKDRETATQIMLKVHREGRGVCGVYTRDIASTKVEQVVTHARQAGHPLQCVMEEA from the coding sequence ATGGCGATTATCCCGGACAAGCAGGACAGCACCGTCCTGGAACGCAAGCAGCAGAAGCTCAAGCCGCCTTCGATGTACAAGGTGGTGCTGCTGAACGACGACTTCACCCCGATGGAGTTCGTCGTGATGGTCGTACAGGAGTATTTCAAGAAGGATCGCGAGACGGCCACGCAGATCATGCTGAAGGTCCATCGCGAGGGGCGAGGGGTATGTGGGGTCTATACGCGGGACATCGCGTCGACCAAAGTTGAGCAAGTCGTTACCCATGCGCGGCAGGCCGGGCATCCGCTGCAGTGCGTGATGGAGGAAGCATGA
- a CDS encoding membrane protein, which translates to MNKLPEITLAFWIMKICATTLGETGGDLLSMTLNVGYAVSSILLFGFFVVTLGAQLRTTGYRPAIYWAVIVATSTAGTTMSDFMDRTLGLGYAAGSSILVAILLAIFAVWRLSGESLSVDLIRTRKVELLYWIAILFSNTLGTALGDFLADSSGLGFGGGALLIGGLLVAIVLAHYFTRISGVLLFWAAFVLTRPFGATVGDLLTKPVAKGGLALGTVGSSAVLLGVLIAMVIYATIVQARRRELAPARIAQTANR; encoded by the coding sequence ATGAACAAACTTCCCGAAATCACGCTCGCGTTCTGGATCATGAAGATCTGCGCGACGACGCTTGGCGAAACCGGCGGCGACCTGCTGTCGATGACCTTGAACGTCGGCTACGCCGTGAGTTCGATCCTGCTGTTCGGGTTCTTCGTCGTCACGCTCGGTGCACAGCTCCGCACGACCGGCTATCGTCCGGCGATCTACTGGGCAGTGATCGTCGCGACCAGCACGGCCGGGACGACGATGTCCGATTTCATGGATCGCACGCTCGGCCTCGGTTATGCGGCCGGCTCGTCGATCCTCGTCGCGATCCTGCTGGCGATTTTCGCGGTGTGGCGCCTGAGCGGCGAATCGCTGTCGGTCGACCTGATCCGCACGCGCAAGGTTGAATTGCTGTACTGGATCGCGATCCTGTTTTCGAACACGCTCGGCACCGCGCTCGGCGATTTCCTCGCGGACAGCTCGGGCCTCGGCTTCGGCGGCGGCGCGCTGTTGATCGGCGGATTGCTCGTGGCAATCGTGCTCGCGCACTATTTCACGCGCATCTCCGGCGTACTGCTGTTCTGGGCGGCGTTCGTGCTCACGCGGCCGTTTGGCGCGACGGTCGGCGATCTGCTGACGAAACCTGTCGCGAAGGGCGGGCTCGCACTCGGCACGGTCGGGTCGTCCGCGGTGCTGCTGGGCGTGCTGATCGCGATGGTGATCTACGCGACGATTGTGCAGGCGCGGCGACGCGAACTCGCACCGGCGCGCATTGCGCAGACCGCCAACCGTTGA
- a CDS encoding amino acid permease: MTQQQRSFDNIVAREQGLRHALTSGQMAMIAIGGAIGTGLFLGSGFAIGLAGPSVLVSYAIGALIALLLMGALAEMTVAHPTAGSFGAYAEHYVGPLAGFLVRYAYWFAVVFAIGTEISAIAVFMKYWFPSVPGWYWVIGFSALLIAVNLASVTLYGTVEYAFSLLKIAAIVVFIVLGAYLVWSAPADTGIGFANYTAHGGFMPKGPWGTWVAVIVAIFSYMSIEAVAIAAGEARDPQHAVTRAFRSTVFRLVLFYLLTLALMLAIVPWTQAGTDESPFVKVMAATHVPYAAGVINFVLLIAALSAMNSQLYVTTRMMFSLSRARLAPAVFGRLGSNGVPRAALWISTSGVAVAAVLVALSPDTAFTVMMAIAMFGALFTWLMIFVTHLRFRARYSGPVLAFRMWGHPFGSLLGAALVGAILLTTAFTREFRMTMVVGVVFVVLLTLAYALHYRHAHAR, translated from the coding sequence GTGACACAACAACAACGGTCGTTCGACAACATCGTCGCGCGCGAACAAGGGTTGCGCCATGCGCTGACGTCCGGGCAGATGGCGATGATCGCAATCGGCGGCGCGATCGGCACGGGCCTGTTTCTCGGCAGCGGGTTCGCGATCGGGCTCGCCGGGCCGAGCGTGCTCGTTTCGTATGCGATCGGCGCGCTGATCGCGCTGCTGCTGATGGGCGCGCTCGCGGAAATGACGGTCGCGCATCCGACGGCCGGCTCGTTCGGCGCTTACGCCGAGCACTACGTCGGTCCGCTGGCGGGCTTTCTCGTGCGCTATGCGTACTGGTTCGCGGTGGTGTTCGCGATCGGCACCGAAATCAGTGCGATCGCCGTGTTCATGAAGTACTGGTTCCCGTCCGTGCCCGGCTGGTATTGGGTGATTGGCTTCTCGGCGCTGCTGATCGCGGTGAATCTTGCGAGCGTCACGCTGTACGGAACGGTCGAATATGCGTTCTCGCTGCTGAAGATCGCGGCGATCGTCGTGTTCATCGTGCTGGGCGCCTATCTCGTATGGTCCGCGCCCGCGGATACCGGCATCGGCTTCGCGAACTACACCGCGCACGGCGGCTTCATGCCGAAAGGCCCCTGGGGCACCTGGGTCGCGGTGATCGTCGCAATTTTCAGCTACATGAGCATCGAGGCGGTCGCGATCGCTGCCGGCGAGGCGCGCGATCCGCAGCATGCGGTCACGCGCGCGTTCCGCTCGACGGTGTTCCGGCTCGTTTTGTTCTACCTGCTGACGCTCGCGCTGATGCTCGCGATCGTTCCGTGGACGCAGGCCGGTACCGACGAAAGCCCGTTCGTGAAGGTGATGGCCGCGACACACGTGCCGTATGCGGCCGGCGTAATCAACTTCGTGCTGTTGATCGCGGCGCTGTCCGCGATGAACAGCCAGCTGTACGTGACGACGCGGATGATGTTCAGCCTGTCGCGCGCACGGCTCGCGCCGGCCGTGTTCGGCCGCCTCGGCAGCAACGGCGTGCCGCGCGCGGCATTGTGGATCTCGACGAGCGGCGTCGCGGTCGCGGCCGTGCTGGTCGCGCTGTCGCCCGACACCGCATTTACGGTGATGATGGCGATCGCGATGTTCGGCGCGCTGTTCACGTGGCTGATGATTTTTGTCACGCATCTGCGGTTCCGTGCACGCTACAGCGGTCCCGTGCTCGCATTCCGGATGTGGGGTCATCCGTTCGGCAGCCTGCTCGGCGCAGCGCTCGTCGGCGCGATTTTGCTCACGACCGCGTTCACGCGCGAATTCCGGATGACGATGGTGGTCGGCGTGGTGTTCGTCGTGCTGTTGACGCTCGCGTACGCGCTGCATTACCGGCACGCACACGCGCGTTGA
- the dut gene encoding dUTP diphosphatase, with amino-acid sequence MKLDLKILDARMRDYLPAYATTGSAGLDLRACLDAPVTLQPGETTLVPTGLAIHLADPGYAALILPRSGLGHKHGIVLGNLVGLIDSDYQGQLMVSTWNRGQSEFVLNPFERLAQLVIVPVVQAQFNIVSDFAQSDRGEGGFGSTGRH; translated from the coding sequence ATGAAACTCGACCTGAAGATTCTCGACGCGCGCATGCGCGACTACCTGCCCGCGTATGCAACCACCGGCAGCGCCGGCCTCGACCTGCGCGCATGCCTCGACGCGCCCGTCACGTTGCAGCCCGGTGAAACGACGCTGGTGCCGACCGGCCTGGCGATCCACCTCGCCGACCCGGGCTACGCGGCGCTGATCCTGCCGCGCTCCGGCCTCGGCCACAAGCACGGGATCGTGCTCGGCAACCTCGTCGGCCTGATCGATTCCGACTATCAGGGGCAGCTGATGGTGTCGACGTGGAACCGCGGTCAGAGCGAGTTCGTGCTGAACCCGTTCGAGCGCCTTGCGCAGCTCGTGATCGTGCCGGTCGTGCAGGCGCAATTCAACATCGTCAGCGACTTCGCGCAGAGCGATCGCGGCGAAGGCGGCTTCGGCAGCACCGGCCGCCACTGA
- a CDS encoding bifunctional riboflavin kinase/FAD synthetase, translating into MKVFRGLPNAESRAPCALTIGNFDGVHRGHQALLARVRAAADARGLPVCVMTFEPHPREFFNPAGAPPRIAMLRDKLEALRDHGVDRVVVEHFNHTFASQSPQAFVERTLVGGLHTRWMMVGDDFCYGAKRAGTFDTLKAAGERYGFEVEQMGTVAGSDGTRISSSGVRAALAAGDLDAAAQALGHGYLISGHVAHGLKLGRDLGFPTLNLPIAHKRPALKGIFVVQVHGLAPTPLPGVASLGLRPTVDDSGRTLLEVHLLDWHGNAYGKLIRVEFLKKLRDEAKFDDLEALSRAIALDVANARAYFAERDRAPGSSATGFATSATDRIS; encoded by the coding sequence GTGAAAGTCTTCCGCGGCCTGCCCAATGCCGAGAGCCGCGCGCCGTGCGCGCTGACGATCGGCAACTTCGACGGTGTCCATCGCGGCCACCAGGCCCTGCTCGCGCGCGTGCGCGCGGCAGCGGACGCGCGTGGCCTGCCCGTTTGCGTGATGACGTTCGAGCCGCACCCGCGCGAATTCTTCAATCCGGCCGGCGCACCGCCGCGGATCGCGATGCTGCGCGACAAGCTCGAGGCGCTGCGCGACCACGGCGTCGACCGCGTCGTCGTCGAGCACTTCAACCACACGTTCGCGAGCCAGTCGCCGCAGGCGTTCGTCGAACGCACGCTGGTCGGCGGGTTGCACACGCGCTGGATGATGGTCGGCGACGATTTCTGCTACGGCGCGAAACGCGCAGGCACGTTCGACACGCTGAAGGCAGCGGGCGAACGGTACGGCTTCGAAGTCGAGCAGATGGGCACCGTCGCCGGCAGCGACGGCACGCGCATCTCGAGCTCCGGCGTGCGCGCGGCGCTCGCCGCGGGCGACCTCGACGCGGCCGCGCAGGCGCTCGGCCACGGCTACCTGATCAGCGGCCACGTCGCACACGGGCTCAAGCTCGGCCGCGACCTCGGCTTTCCGACGCTGAATCTGCCGATCGCCCACAAGCGTCCGGCGCTCAAGGGCATCTTCGTCGTCCAGGTGCACGGCCTTGCCCCTACCCCGCTGCCGGGCGTCGCGAGCCTCGGGCTGCGGCCGACCGTCGACGATTCCGGCCGCACGCTGCTCGAAGTCCACCTGCTCGACTGGCACGGCAACGCATACGGCAAGCTGATCCGCGTCGAATTCCTGAAGAAGCTGCGCGACGAAGCGAAGTTCGACGATCTCGAAGCGCTGTCGCGCGCGATCGCACTCGACGTCGCGAATGCGCGCGCGTACTTCGCGGAGCGCGACCGCGCGCCGGGCAGCAGCGCGACCGGCTTCGCGACGTCGGCCACCGACCGAATTAGCTGA